A single Pseudomonas brassicacearum DNA region contains:
- the bglX gene encoding beta-glucosidase BglX produces the protein MKKLCMLGLFISLASQSVFADNLPAPIENKDAFISNLMKQMTLEEKIGQLRLISIGPEMPREMIRKEIAAGNIGGTFNSITRAENRPMQDAAMRSRLKIPMFFAYDVIHGHRTIFPIPLALASSWDMDAIYHSGRIAAKEAAADSLDITFAPMVDISRDPRWGRTSEGFGEDTYLVSRIAGVMVKAFQGNGANAADSIMASVKHFALYGAVEGGRDYNIVDMSPLKMYQDYLPPYRAAIDAGAGGVMVALNSINGVPATANTWLMNDLLRKEWGFKGLAVSDHGAIFELINHGVAKDGREAAKLAIKAGIDMSMNDSLYGKELPGLLKAGEIEQSDIDNAVREVLAAKYDMGLFKDPYLRIGKAEDDPTDTYAESRLHRADARDVARRSLVLLENRNQTLPLKKTAKIALVGPLAKAPIDMMGSWAAAGRPAQSVTLFDGMTRVLGADSKLIYARGANITDDKKVLDYLNFLNFDAPEVVDDPRPAQVLIDEAVNAAKDADVVVAAVGESRGMSHESSSRTDLNIPASQRELIKALKATGKPLVLVLMNGRPLSLLEEKQQADAILETWFSGTEGGNAIADVLFGDYNPSGKLPITFPRSVGQIPTYYNHLSIGRPFTPGKPGNYTSQYFDDTTGPLYPFGYGLSYTEFSLSDMVLSSTTLNKTGKLDASVTLENTGKRDGETVVQLYIQDVTGSVIRPVKELKNFRKVMLKAGEKKVIHFTITEDDLKFFNAQLQYAAEPGKFNVQIGLDSQNVKQQSFELL, from the coding sequence ATGAAGAAGCTGTGTATGCTGGGCCTGTTTATCAGTCTGGCCAGTCAATCCGTATTTGCCGACAACCTGCCAGCCCCCATAGAGAACAAGGACGCGTTCATCAGCAACCTGATGAAGCAGATGACCCTCGAAGAGAAGATCGGCCAATTGCGCCTGATCAGCATCGGCCCGGAAATGCCCCGGGAGATGATTCGCAAGGAAATCGCCGCCGGCAACATCGGTGGCACGTTCAACTCCATCACGCGCGCTGAAAACCGTCCGATGCAGGACGCGGCCATGCGCAGCCGGTTGAAGATCCCGATGTTCTTCGCCTATGACGTGATCCACGGCCACCGCACGATTTTCCCGATCCCCCTGGCACTGGCCTCGAGCTGGGACATGGACGCGATCTACCACTCCGGCCGCATCGCGGCCAAGGAAGCGGCCGCCGACAGCCTGGACATCACCTTCGCGCCGATGGTCGACATTTCCCGCGACCCACGCTGGGGCCGAACCTCCGAAGGTTTCGGCGAGGACACCTACCTGGTGTCGCGCATCGCCGGGGTGATGGTCAAGGCGTTCCAGGGCAACGGCGCCAACGCGGCCGACAGCATCATGGCCAGCGTCAAGCACTTCGCCCTGTACGGCGCGGTGGAAGGCGGCCGGGACTACAACATCGTGGACATGAGTCCGTTGAAAATGTACCAGGACTACCTGCCACCCTACCGCGCCGCCATCGACGCCGGTGCCGGCGGGGTGATGGTCGCGTTGAACTCCATCAACGGCGTACCAGCCACGGCCAACACCTGGCTGATGAATGACCTGCTGCGCAAGGAATGGGGCTTCAAGGGCCTGGCTGTCAGTGATCACGGCGCGATCTTCGAACTGATCAACCACGGCGTAGCCAAGGACGGTCGCGAAGCGGCGAAACTGGCGATCAAGGCCGGCATCGACATGAGCATGAACGACTCGCTCTATGGCAAGGAACTGCCAGGCTTGCTCAAGGCCGGTGAAATCGAGCAGAGCGACATCGACAACGCGGTGCGCGAAGTGCTCGCGGCGAAATATGACATGGGCCTGTTCAAGGATCCGTACCTGCGCATCGGCAAGGCCGAGGATGATCCGACCGACACCTACGCCGAAAGCCGCCTGCACCGCGCCGACGCCCGTGACGTGGCGCGCCGCAGCCTGGTCCTGCTGGAAAACCGCAACCAGACCCTGCCCCTGAAGAAGACGGCGAAGATCGCCCTGGTCGGCCCGCTGGCCAAGGCACCGATCGACATGATGGGCAGTTGGGCCGCCGCCGGGCGTCCTGCACAATCGGTCACCCTGTTCGACGGCATGACCCGCGTCCTGGGCGCTGACTCGAAGCTGATCTACGCCCGTGGCGCCAATATCACCGACGACAAGAAGGTGCTCGACTACCTGAACTTCCTCAACTTCGATGCCCCGGAAGTGGTGGACGACCCGCGCCCGGCCCAAGTGCTGATCGACGAAGCGGTAAACGCCGCCAAGGACGCCGATGTGGTGGTGGCCGCCGTGGGCGAGTCCCGTGGCATGTCCCATGAATCGTCGAGCCGTACCGACCTGAACATTCCGGCCAGCCAACGCGAGCTGATCAAGGCCCTGAAGGCCACCGGCAAGCCGCTGGTGCTGGTGCTGATGAATGGCCGGCCGCTGTCGTTGCTGGAAGAAAAGCAGCAGGCCGATGCGATCCTGGAAACCTGGTTCAGCGGCACCGAAGGCGGCAACGCCATCGCTGATGTGCTGTTCGGCGACTACAACCCATCGGGCAAACTGCCGATCACCTTCCCACGCTCGGTGGGGCAGATTCCGACCTACTACAACCACCTGAGCATCGGCCGGCCATTCACCCCGGGTAAGCCGGGCAACTACACCTCGCAGTACTTCGATGACACCACCGGCCCGCTCTATCCGTTCGGCTACGGCCTGAGCTACACCGAGTTCAGCCTGTCGGACATGGTCCTGTCGTCGACCACGCTGAACAAGACCGGCAAGCTCGATGCCAGCGTGACGCTGGAAAACACTGGCAAGCGTGACGGCGAAACCGTGGTGCAGTTGTACATCCAGGACGTGACCGGCTCGGTCATTCGCCCGGTGAAGGAACTGAAGAACTTCCGCAAGGTGATGCTCAAGGCCGGCGAGAAGAAAGTCATCCACTTCACCATCACCGAAGACGACCTGAAGTTCTTCAATGCCCAGCTCCAGTACGCTGCGGAGCCGGGCAAGTTCAACGTACAGATCGGCCTGGATTCCCAGAATGTGAAGCAGCAGAGTTTTGAGTTGCTCTGA
- a CDS encoding LemA family protein has translation MNPRLNHLRSLPMLVLMLLTTLLAGCGINNIPTLDEQAKAAWGQVQNQYQRRADLIPNLVETVKGYAQHEQETLTAVIEARAKATSIQVDASTLDNPERLKQFQQAQDQLSGALSRLMVVVERYPDLKANQNFLALQSQLEGTENRIAVARRDFILAVQKYNTEIRTFPGRLWHSVLYSDLPIRETFEATSPNAEKAPEVKF, from the coding sequence ATGAATCCACGACTGAACCACCTTCGCAGCCTGCCGATGCTGGTCCTGATGCTGCTCACCACGTTGCTGGCCGGTTGCGGCATCAATAACATCCCGACCCTGGACGAACAGGCCAAGGCTGCCTGGGGCCAGGTGCAGAACCAGTACCAGCGGCGCGCCGACCTGATTCCCAACCTGGTGGAAACCGTCAAGGGCTACGCCCAGCACGAGCAGGAAACCCTCACCGCTGTGATTGAAGCGCGGGCCAAGGCGACGTCGATCCAGGTCGACGCCAGCACCCTGGACAATCCCGAAAGACTCAAGCAGTTCCAGCAGGCCCAGGACCAGTTGAGCGGCGCGTTGAGCCGGCTGATGGTGGTGGTCGAGCGTTATCCGGACCTCAAGGCCAACCAGAATTTCCTGGCGTTGCAATCGCAGCTCGAAGGCACCGAGAACCGCATCGCCGTGGCCCGCCGCGACTTCATCCTGGCCGTGCAGAAATACAACACCGAGATCCGCACGTTCCCGGGACGCCTGTGGCACAGCGTGCTGTACAGCGACCTGCCGATCCGCGAAACCTTCGAGGCCACCAGCCCCAATGCCGAAAAAGCCCCTGAAGTGAAGTTCTGA
- a CDS encoding TPM domain-containing protein, which translates to MRVLKFGLVLLLWVFAITAQAELKFPALTGRVVDAAQMLEPSVRTQLQAQLKAHEQATGEQVVVVTLADLQGSSIEDFGYQLGRHWGIGQKDKNNGALLIVARDDRKLRIEVGYGLEDRLTDAQSSVIINQVITPAFKTGNFNKGISDGVAAMLVVLGGSPLDEPAPAYSADGQQEQGDYVERHPGLFVFLVILFILTVLVCQMLGILPTGSGGSRGSRGSGGFGGGFGGGGGGGFSGGGGSFGGGGSSGGW; encoded by the coding sequence ATGCGCGTGTTGAAATTTGGCCTGGTGCTGTTGCTCTGGGTGTTTGCCATCACGGCCCAGGCCGAGCTGAAGTTTCCGGCATTGACCGGGCGGGTGGTGGACGCCGCCCAGATGCTTGAGCCATCGGTACGCACGCAACTGCAAGCGCAGCTCAAGGCCCATGAACAGGCCACCGGCGAACAGGTCGTGGTGGTCACGCTGGCGGACCTGCAGGGCAGCAGCATCGAAGACTTCGGCTATCAACTGGGGCGCCACTGGGGCATCGGGCAGAAGGATAAAAACAACGGCGCGCTGCTGATTGTCGCCCGGGATGACCGTAAACTGCGCATCGAGGTGGGCTATGGCCTGGAAGATCGCCTGACCGACGCGCAGAGTTCGGTGATCATCAACCAGGTGATTACCCCGGCCTTCAAGACCGGCAACTTCAACAAAGGCATCAGCGACGGCGTCGCGGCGATGCTGGTGGTGCTGGGCGGCAGCCCGTTGGATGAGCCGGCGCCGGCATACAGTGCCGATGGGCAGCAGGAGCAGGGCGATTATGTCGAGCGCCATCCAGGGCTGTTCGTCTTCCTGGTGATCCTGTTTATTTTGACGGTATTGGTCTGTCAGATGCTCGGTATCCTGCCGACCGGAAGCGGCGGCTCCCGCGGCTCGCGCGGTTCCGGTGGTTTCGGTGGAGGCTTCGGTGGCGGAGGCGGCGGGGGCTTCAGCGGTGGTGGTGGCAGTTTCGGGGGCGGCGGTTCGTCGGGCGGCTGGTGA
- a CDS encoding TPM domain-containing protein: protein MALLTEHEQRKVAEAIARVERYTDAELVTVLAARADDYAYIPLLWASLLALVVPGVVHYLTGWLAMHSLLLVQWVSFIVLCLVFRIPRITTHLIPRSVRHWRASNLARRQFLEQNLHHTVGSTGVLIFVCEAERYVEILVDEGISKRLDNKCWDAIVATFTQQVRQGQTLQGFVTCIEACGELLKEHVPVTQERNELPNRLVVLG, encoded by the coding sequence ATGGCACTACTGACTGAACACGAACAACGCAAGGTAGCCGAGGCCATCGCCCGGGTCGAGCGGTATACCGACGCTGAACTGGTCACGGTGCTGGCCGCCCGCGCCGACGACTACGCCTATATCCCGCTGCTATGGGCCAGCCTGCTGGCCCTGGTGGTGCCCGGCGTGGTCCATTACCTCACCGGCTGGCTGGCCATGCACAGCCTGTTGCTGGTGCAGTGGGTCAGCTTCATCGTGTTATGCCTGGTGTTTCGCATCCCCAGGATCACCACACACCTGATCCCTCGTTCCGTTCGTCACTGGCGGGCCTCCAACCTGGCGCGCCGGCAATTCCTCGAACAGAACCTGCACCACACCGTGGGCAGCACAGGCGTGCTGATTTTTGTCTGCGAGGCTGAGCGCTACGTGGAAATCCTGGTCGATGAAGGCATTTCCAAGCGCCTGGACAACAAATGCTGGGATGCCATCGTCGCAACGTTCACCCAGCAGGTTCGCCAGGGCCAGACCTTGCAGGGTTTCGTGACCTGCATCGAAGCTTGCGGCGAATTGCTCAAGGAGCACGTGCCGGTGACCCAAGAGCGCAATGAACTGCCCAATCGATTGGTGGTGCTGGGCTGA
- a CDS encoding class I SAM-dependent methyltransferase, which translates to MSATATPVRPAPDHHAQFIELLRTSLEQNGFIKLVLAKYVGDEADLQRLIIKQLTVKDQPCLSFVYRYKTRDITKNFPLAEGVQTIAALLPASFKNAHLLAVTDEAQLEYSKKGKSSLFKSKPQQLREVPSAEHNREKNRFLDLSRPFLADLGVTNHKHELIPAMSRKWKQINKFIEVFSHALTSSPLALDKPVRVSDFGSGKGYLTFAIHDYLRNTLQAEGVVTGVELREDMVKLCNEAAARLEHPGLSFQHGDVRSVAPSAVDVMIALHACDIATDYAIHMGIRSGASIIMCSPCCHKQIRLQIQSPALLKPMLQYGLHLGQQAEMVTDSLRALFLEACGYETKVFEFISLDHTNKNKMILAVKRAEPVDPTELLAKIQELKAFYHITEHCLETLLRADGYLA; encoded by the coding sequence ATGTCTGCCACCGCAACGCCCGTCCGTCCCGCGCCGGATCACCACGCCCAGTTCATCGAGCTGCTGCGCACCAGCCTCGAGCAGAACGGCTTCATCAAACTGGTGCTGGCCAAGTACGTGGGTGACGAAGCAGACCTCCAGCGGCTGATCATCAAGCAACTGACGGTCAAGGACCAGCCGTGCCTGTCCTTCGTCTACCGCTACAAGACCCGCGATATCACCAAGAATTTCCCGCTGGCCGAAGGGGTGCAAACCATTGCCGCGCTGTTGCCGGCATCGTTCAAGAACGCGCATTTGCTGGCGGTCACCGACGAGGCGCAACTGGAGTACAGCAAGAAGGGCAAGAGCTCGCTGTTCAAGAGCAAGCCCCAGCAACTGCGGGAAGTGCCATCGGCCGAGCACAACCGTGAGAAGAATCGCTTCCTCGACCTGAGCCGGCCATTTTTGGCCGACCTGGGCGTGACCAACCACAAGCACGAGCTGATTCCGGCGATGTCGCGCAAGTGGAAGCAGATCAACAAGTTCATCGAAGTCTTCAGCCATGCGCTGACATCCTCGCCGCTGGCCCTGGATAAACCAGTGCGGGTCTCGGATTTCGGTTCGGGCAAAGGCTACCTGACGTTCGCCATCCACGATTACCTGCGCAACACCTTGCAGGCCGAAGGCGTGGTGACCGGTGTCGAGCTGCGCGAAGACATGGTCAAGCTGTGCAACGAAGCCGCCGCGCGGCTGGAACACCCGGGCCTGAGCTTCCAGCACGGTGACGTGCGCAGCGTGGCGCCAAGCGCGGTGGATGTGATGATCGCCTTGCACGCCTGCGATATCGCCACCGACTACGCGATCCACATGGGCATACGCTCGGGCGCCTCGATCATCATGTGCTCGCCGTGCTGCCACAAGCAGATCCGCTTGCAGATCCAGAGCCCGGCCTTGCTCAAGCCCATGCTGCAATACGGCCTGCACCTGGGCCAGCAGGCGGAAATGGTCACCGACAGCTTGCGGGCGCTGTTCCTGGAAGCTTGCGGCTACGAGACCAAGGTCTTCGAGTTCATCTCACTGGACCACACCAACAAGAACAAGATGATCCTGGCCGTCAAACGCGCCGAACCGGTGGACCCCACCGAGCTGCTGGCCAAGATCCAGGAACTCAAGGCCTTCTACCACATCACCGAGCACTGCCTCGAAACGCTGCTGCGGGCGGATGGATACCTCGCCTGA
- a CDS encoding DJ-1/PfpI family protein — protein MAAKKILMLVGDYVEDYEVMVPFQALQMVGHTVHAVCPDKTAGQTVRTAIHDFEGDQTYSEKPGHLFALNHDFANVQAADYDALLVPGGRAPEYLRLNETVLQLVRDFDLAGKPIAAVCHGAQLLAAAGILEGRECSAYPACAPEVRLAGGTYIDIPVTQGHVQGNLATAPAWPAHPNWLAGFLTLLGTAITL, from the coding sequence ATGGCTGCCAAGAAAATCCTCATGCTGGTCGGCGATTACGTCGAAGATTATGAAGTCATGGTGCCGTTCCAGGCTTTGCAGATGGTCGGTCACACCGTGCACGCCGTGTGCCCGGACAAAACCGCCGGGCAGACGGTGCGCACAGCGATTCACGACTTTGAAGGCGACCAGACCTACAGTGAAAAGCCGGGGCACTTGTTTGCCCTCAACCATGACTTCGCCAACGTCCAGGCCGCCGACTACGACGCGCTGCTGGTGCCGGGTGGACGAGCGCCGGAATACCTGCGCCTGAATGAAACCGTCTTGCAGTTGGTGCGCGATTTCGATCTGGCGGGCAAGCCGATTGCCGCGGTGTGCCACGGTGCACAATTGCTGGCGGCGGCGGGCATCCTCGAAGGGCGTGAATGCAGCGCCTACCCGGCATGTGCCCCGGAAGTACGGCTGGCGGGCGGGACCTACATCGACATTCCCGTGACCCAAGGCCATGTGCAGGGCAACTTGGCGACCGCACCGGCCTGGCCTGCGCACCCGAACTGGCTGGCGGGGTTCCTGACGCTGCTGGGCACGGCCATCACTTTGTAA
- a CDS encoding YegP family protein — MSGWYEISKSSSGQFRFVLKAANAETILTSELYTTRSGADSGIASVQKNSPLAERYELKSTKDGHPYFNLKAANHEVIGSSEAYSSGAARDKGIASVKANGPTTVIKDKTVAAL; from the coding sequence ATGTCCGGATGGTACGAAATCAGCAAAAGCAGCAGCGGCCAGTTTCGGTTTGTGCTCAAGGCAGCCAACGCCGAGACAATCTTGACCAGTGAGCTGTACACCACCCGCAGCGGTGCCGACAGCGGCATTGCTTCGGTGCAGAAAAACAGTCCGTTGGCCGAGCGCTATGAACTCAAGAGCACCAAGGACGGCCATCCGTACTTCAACCTCAAGGCTGCCAACCATGAGGTGATTGGCAGCAGTGAAGCTTATTCATCGGGCGCGGCCCGGGACAAAGGCATCGCCAGCGTCAAGGCCAATGGACCGACGACGGTCATCAAGGACAAGACCGTGGCTGCGCTCTGA
- a CDS encoding DUF4917 family protein, with protein MTDFQEYDSRLEDWEAVRADTAFSGLLVGNGASRAVWDDFGYDSLFENARTVEEKPLTPSELSVFDAMQTRSFEQVLAALKTTSRVNKALAVSSAAPRNRYYAIKEALINTVHAVHIPWRLVQPATLATLNQELSRYRTVFTTNYDLLNYWAIQQAPETISDLFFGEDHSFDLSQATTDKPRLLYLHGGLHLVRNQDGTARKLTSTEGTLLGSFAINNTIKTLDDVPLFVNEGPSQDKLKTIRSSDYLSFCYDQLLQHGDNLCLFGHALGEQDHHIVRALRLAAPKTVAISIYPRSQAFIQHQKRHYAKVFQGLKVQLRFFDAKSHPLGDPKLSVPVEV; from the coding sequence ATGACCGATTTCCAGGAATACGACAGCCGGCTTGAAGACTGGGAGGCCGTGCGCGCCGACACCGCCTTCAGCGGCCTGCTGGTGGGCAATGGGGCCAGCCGCGCGGTGTGGGACGATTTCGGCTATGACTCGCTGTTCGAAAACGCCCGTACCGTCGAGGAAAAACCCCTGACACCGTCGGAACTGAGCGTGTTCGACGCGATGCAGACGCGCAGTTTCGAACAGGTGCTCGCGGCGCTGAAAACCACCAGCCGGGTCAACAAGGCCCTGGCCGTCAGCTCCGCCGCGCCACGCAATCGCTATTACGCGATCAAGGAAGCGCTGATCAACACCGTGCATGCGGTGCACATCCCGTGGCGCCTGGTGCAACCGGCGACCCTGGCGACGCTCAACCAGGAGCTGAGCCGCTACCGCACGGTGTTCACCACCAACTACGACCTGCTCAACTACTGGGCGATCCAGCAGGCGCCCGAGACCATCAGCGACCTGTTCTTCGGTGAAGACCACAGTTTCGACCTGAGCCAGGCGACCACAGACAAACCGCGCCTGCTGTACCTGCACGGCGGCCTGCACCTGGTGCGCAACCAGGACGGCACGGCGCGCAAGCTCACCTCCACCGAAGGCACCTTGTTGGGCAGTTTCGCCATCAACAACACGATCAAGACCCTCGACGACGTGCCTTTATTCGTCAATGAAGGCCCGAGCCAGGACAAGCTCAAGACCATCCGCAGCAGCGATTACCTGTCGTTCTGCTACGACCAGTTGCTGCAGCACGGCGACAACCTGTGCCTGTTCGGCCACGCCCTGGGCGAGCAGGACCACCACATCGTGCGAGCCCTGCGCCTGGCCGCACCGAAAACCGTGGCGATTTCGATCTACCCCCGTAGCCAGGCGTTCATCCAGCATCAGAAGCGGCATTACGCCAAGGTGTTCCAGGGGCTGAAGGTGCAATTGCGCTTCTTCGATGCCAAGAGCCATCCGCTGGGCGATCCGAAGTTGTCGGTGCCGGTGGAGGTTTAA
- the yiaY gene encoding L-threonine dehydrogenase yields MSSTFFIPAVNIMGLGCLDEAMTAIRNYGFRKALIVTDAGLAKAGVANMVTEQLALQDIDSVIFDGAKPNPSIANVELGLGLLKESRCDFIVSLGGGSPHDCAKGIALCATNGGQIRDYEGVDRSSKPQLPLIAINTTAGTASEMTRFCIITDETRHVKMAIVDRNVTPLMSVNDPALMVAMPKGLTAATGMDALTHAIEAYVSTAANPITDACALKAITLISNNLRLAVRDGNDLTARENMAYAQFLAGMAFNNASLGFVHAMAHQLGGFYDLPHGVCNAVLLPHVQSFNALVCAVRLTDVAHAMGADTRGFSPEEGARDAIAAIRKLAHDVNIPTGLRELGVRLNDVPVLAANALKDACGLTNPRAADQRQIEEIFRSAF; encoded by the coding sequence ATGAGCAGCACTTTTTTCATTCCCGCCGTGAACATCATGGGGCTGGGCTGCCTCGATGAAGCGATGACCGCTATTCGCAACTACGGCTTTCGCAAAGCCCTGATCGTCACCGACGCGGGGCTGGCCAAGGCCGGCGTCGCCAACATGGTGACCGAGCAACTGGCGCTGCAGGACATCGATTCCGTGATTTTCGACGGTGCCAAGCCCAACCCAAGCATTGCCAATGTCGAGCTCGGGCTGGGGCTGTTGAAGGAGAGCCGGTGCGATTTCATCGTGTCGCTGGGCGGCGGTTCGCCCCACGATTGCGCCAAGGGCATCGCGCTGTGCGCCACCAACGGCGGGCAGATTCGCGACTATGAAGGCGTCGACCGTTCGAGCAAGCCGCAATTGCCGTTGATCGCCATCAACACCACGGCAGGCACTGCCAGCGAAATGACCCGTTTTTGCATCATCACCGACGAGACACGCCACGTGAAAATGGCGATTGTCGATCGCAACGTGACCCCATTGATGTCGGTGAACGACCCGGCGCTGATGGTGGCGATGCCCAAGGGCCTGACGGCCGCCACCGGCATGGATGCACTGACCCACGCGATCGAGGCTTATGTCTCCACCGCCGCCAACCCCATCACCGATGCCTGCGCCCTGAAGGCCATCACCCTGATCAGCAACAACCTGCGCCTGGCCGTGCGTGACGGCAATGACCTGACGGCGCGGGAGAACATGGCCTACGCGCAGTTTCTCGCGGGGATGGCGTTCAACAATGCATCATTAGGTTTCGTGCACGCGATGGCGCATCAGCTGGGTGGCTTCTACGACCTGCCTCACGGGGTGTGCAACGCGGTGCTGTTGCCTCACGTGCAGAGCTTCAACGCTTTGGTGTGCGCCGTTCGCCTGACCGACGTGGCCCATGCCATGGGCGCCGATACGCGCGGCTTCAGCCCGGAAGAGGGGGCCCGGGACGCCATTGCGGCGATCCGCAAACTGGCCCATGACGTGAACATTCCGACCGGCTTGCGCGAGCTGGGCGTACGCCTCAACGACGTGCCGGTGCTGGCTGCCAATGCCTTGAAAGACGCCTGCGGCCTGACCAACCCACGGGCAGCGGACCAGCGGCAGATCGAAGAGATTTTCCGCAGCGCGTTCTAA
- a CDS encoding MFS transporter — MKNRTTLIVTCTTVFLAQLGMSIYLPALPDIARDLGADAGRVSWGLSVYLIGMALPMLLWGSLSQRLGRKPVLLAALGLYGLGNLALPLGTTVEAFLTLRLIQGIGASGISVMARVLIRDSFSGDLLAKALSWISIAFVIALGIGQYLGSLIQAAFGWEAIFQGLGAVSLTMAAAVSRARFPVLVQAGNGQSAWGIYGQILQQRAFLLPALAGGLGYGVIVAFNTAAPLILQESFHWSPIEYGLLGWPVSAAYLLGALVVNAFVLRTGQRRMMGWGIVLVLGGCMTMLAGSLTLSGIALLFWLPYCFAVFGQSLIYPISLSLANEGSPVAGAYAMALSGFLHQLMASVIGAMASLLLSQQAWPLAALCALLGAAAMLCVRFVPPRVA; from the coding sequence ATGAAAAATCGTACAACCCTGATCGTCACCTGCACCACCGTCTTCCTGGCCCAACTGGGCATGAGCATTTACTTGCCGGCCCTGCCCGATATCGCCCGGGATCTGGGCGCCGATGCGGGCCGGGTTTCCTGGGGCTTGTCGGTGTACCTGATCGGCATGGCGCTGCCCATGTTGCTCTGGGGCAGCCTGAGCCAGCGCCTGGGGCGCAAGCCGGTCTTGCTGGCGGCTCTGGGGCTGTATGGCCTGGGCAACCTGGCCCTGCCGCTGGGCACGACAGTGGAGGCGTTCCTGACACTCAGGTTGATCCAAGGCATCGGTGCCAGCGGAATCTCGGTGATGGCACGGGTCTTGATTCGTGACAGCTTCAGCGGCGACTTGTTGGCCAAGGCGCTGTCATGGATATCGATCGCCTTTGTGATTGCCCTAGGTATCGGCCAGTACCTGGGCTCGCTGATCCAGGCTGCTTTCGGGTGGGAGGCGATTTTCCAAGGCTTGGGTGCCGTCAGCCTGACCATGGCTGCGGCGGTGTCCCGGGCCAGGTTCCCGGTGCTGGTGCAAGCCGGCAATGGGCAATCGGCATGGGGTATCTACGGGCAAATACTCCAACAACGGGCGTTCCTGCTGCCAGCCTTGGCCGGTGGGCTGGGTTACGGCGTGATCGTCGCCTTCAATACCGCAGCGCCGCTGATCCTGCAGGAGAGCTTCCACTGGTCGCCCATTGAATACGGCCTGCTGGGCTGGCCAGTCAGTGCGGCGTATTTGCTTGGGGCGCTGGTGGTGAACGCTTTTGTACTGCGTACCGGTCAACGGCGAATGATGGGTTGGGGCATCGTCCTGGTACTGGGCGGGTGCATGACCATGCTGGCAGGCAGCCTCACCTTGAGCGGCATCGCGTTGCTCTTCTGGCTGCCGTATTGCTTCGCGGTGTTTGGCCAGTCGTTGATCTACCCCATCAGCCTGTCCCTGGCCAACGAAGGCTCACCGGTGGCCGGCGCTTATGCCATGGCGTTGAGTGGGTTCCTGCACCAACTGATGGCCTCGGTAATCGGCGCCATGGCCAGCCTGTTGTTGAGCCAACAGGCCTGGCCGCTGGCGGCATTGTGTGCGCTGCTGGGCGCGGCGGCGATGCTCTGTGTGAGGTTCGTGCCGCCCCGGGTCGCTTAG